The following nucleotide sequence is from bacterium.
CGCGTGTCACCTCATACTTACCGATCCAATAGCCCGAGAGGGTCACCCAGTGCTGGGGCAACTCGTCAGATTGACGATCGCCCGCGTCGTTGCCCACATTAGAGTTCCCCATCAGGAACCTGCCCGCCGGGATGTAGATCATCTTGCCTTTATATTTAAAGTCCTTGGGTAGAGGCGGCACCTTAGGTTTAGCAGCCAAAGCGCCGCTATAAGCCGCTATCATACACAGAAGGATTGCTAAGCCCAATAAACGTGTTCTCATAACACTCTCCTTGTCATCAATCATAGATAACCCTCGTACTGTATTGTAACGTAAGAACACCGGCGTGTCAAGTAAACAAGAGGTTGCCGCTATGTTCACTAACATGGCGGCAACCCCTTAAACTATTCGCTTTACCTCACAGGTATCAAGATCACCATCATCTCGTGGCCAGTGAAGTGCATCGGCTCGTTGGGGGGTAATACGGACAGTTCGGCCGTGACTGGGTTGAAGCGGTGGAGGTCGCCTTTGACAGAGAAGTCCACTTTAACGGTTACAGGTGTCTTCTCCTCGTTGAAGAGGAAGTAGCAGTGGAAGCCGGACTTCAAGATGTGGCGGATACGCAGGCCGGTGGTGGCGGGGGTGACGTTGACGTCGGGTTGAACTAATGCGTCGATATGTTGGATTAGTGACGCGTCATCGGTGAAGGGGATGACGCGGTTTGAGCGGGTTAGCGGCTCGATGGCAGCTAGGACAGAGGCGGGGGGAGTTTGCTCGGTGATGAGCGCTTTGTAGAGCATGCCGGCGATGTGAATGCCTTCCTCGTCAATAACGGCAGTGTCGATAAGGTCGCGCTCTTCGATGTAGTTGAAGTCGCGTTGTGCTTGGAAGCAGGCCTTGGCGGGACGCCAGGGGAGGTAGTTCGACCTGCCAAGAATGGCAACCTCGCACACATGCTCGCAGTCAGTGTTGAGCCAGCTAAGGCGGCGACAGGGATCGGAATACTCCCGGTAGCGTCCCCACCAAGCAGCATTCGGCCCCACATCCGGAGGTCTTTCATCAAACCGCTCGCCCCTGATCGAATAGTAGAAGGCGTGCGGATAGAGCAGGTTCACGCCGCGCACAAAGCACCAATTCGTTAACCATGTCATCTCATCCCACGTCAATTCGTGTCCATAGGTGCCCAGGAGTTCGTTGGCGTTACGCCGTCTTCCAAAGTGGATCATTGCGGAAGAGGAACACTTGCCCTGCGTCGATTCGGAGCCTTCAAGCGAGTTGGGTTCATCAGGAAGGACTGCTCGCCAGACAAGGTCCTGCCCCGGCAACTGGAAGAGGCGCAGTCTGCCGTAGTCATCGGGCTGCCATGGGTGGCCGGTAAGCGCGATGCCATGACCTTCACACCACGTAGAAAGGGGCTGGTAATAGGTCACTTCCAACCGGTCGTTGACCGCGCGAATGTACTCCGCACGATAGTGCAGCGCCTCAGGCTCGTCGTGGTACCACAGTGCCGGCAGGTGCGGCGTGAAGTCGTACCCCAGAATGCGGTTGACATGCTCAAGGATGCCTGTCGTGCCCGGCCACACCCCAAGTGGCGGCTCTTGCCCCATAAGCGCAGGCTCGTCGGTGAAGATGGCGAATATCGTATTGCCGAAGTATTGCCCAAAGCGCTCGGCGTACTTATCGTAAACCAGGCGAATGAAGGCGGCGCTGGTCTCCGGGTTCAAGAGATCCCCATGAGCGGGCATCTCCTCGGCTGGCCCTTCGTCGATAAAGTGAAGCCCCCGAATGACAGCGCCTATCTTTCGGTCAATAATAGCTATGCGCTGACCGTTATGCCGTTTCACGACCGCCACCAACACCTCGTCCTCTTGGAGCGTCGGCTTCTCGCCATCGCCAAGGTCGATCTTGCTCAGTCCGCGAGTGGCTAAAGCGGGGTTCTCTGCCACAATCTGACCGCTGGAAGAACCCGATGGGTACATGCCTTCATCATAAAGGCACACGCACATGCCCCGCCTATGAGCCTCCTCAATAGCGAGCTTATGCATCGCCAGCAATGCCTCAGACATCCACCCCTGATGGTGCGGCAACCCCACACGCGGATGAATAACAAACCCATCCACCCCATGCGCCTGAAAGTCATCCATCTGCCGAATGATCTCACCCTCTTCGAGTGTATCATTCCAAAACCAAAACGGCATCACGCTATATTCATTAGGCGGTTGTATTAATTCCAACGGTAACTTCATTTAAGCAAACTCCTTCATGTCTAATTGCACGGGTGAGGTGTCAGTTCTGAGTTCCAGATTACCTAATCCCTGCCTCCTACGCACAAGATACCCCAATACAAATACCTCAAAGACGTATCACTCAGGGGCAAAGTCGTGAAATCTGTCTGGAAGGTATTGCAGAAGGTTGCTTAGGCGCAATCAGAAAGCATTGGGTGAATTGCTACCAAAGCAACGAGCTTTATAATCTATTAGTTCAACGCCGGAAGGGCTTGAAGTAATTCAGCAGAAGTGTCAAAGCGTTGAGCTCCGTTATCTAAGAGCGCGCGCCAAAGGATAGCGGCATCACCCATACAGAAGTCGCGGTCGGTAAAGTTCTCCTCACCTAATACCCACACCTTTTTACCTATGTCACAGGCCTCTTTGGCTAGTTTCAGGTTGGCTATGTTACCGACGCCGAAGGGGATGTCGGTTAGCACTACTTGTTCTGCCGCTTGAATTAGGGCGCGGGCCTCTTCTAGCGCGCTTTCACCAATAGCTGAATAGGGGTTTTCTACGGCTTGTTCGAAACCTAACGCCCGGGCGGCTTCCTCATCGGTGTCCAATAGGTTCGTGACACCAACCGTTACCCCATAACCTTTTTCACGAAGCGATGGGAAGAGAGCAACCCCGCTTGCACCGCCGCAGATGACATGAATTGTTGGCGCTGAGGCATCCACAACCTGAGCGGGAGCTGCAGGAAGAGTAAAAACGGCCGGCTTGCCCGTGAACGGATTAATTCGAACCATAACAGGTGTGCCATATGCCTTGTGTAGCAATTCAGGTTGAAGCACCTCTTGGGGAGTACCCACTGCCACCAATTTCCCCTTCGATAACAGAGCAATCTTATCGGCATATTCAGCCGCCAGGTTGAGGTCATGCAACGCGCTGACCACCCCTAAACCCTCCTGACGCACCATTCGATAGAGCCGCTGCAAGATAGCCGCCTGATGGCCGATATCGAGATGGGCCATCGGTTCATCCAATAGCAGCAGCTTTCCCTGTTGAGCAAGAGCGCGCGCCAAAGTCACACGCTGCCTCTCTCCACCGGATAATGCAGTAATCGGCTGGTCGGCAAGTGTAGTGACCCCAGCTTGCTCCATTGCCCACTCGACAACTTGCCTGTCAGATCGCCCCTCCCCCCAACCCTTTTGATGCGGCATTCGGCCCATCATCACGACTTCGCGAACGGGGAAAGAGAAAACAGGCGCTTCTTCTTGAGGGGCAAACGAAATTGTGCGAGCGGCTTCTTGAGCAGATAAGTGGTATAAATCTTTGCCGTTAAGCGCAACACTGCCGATTTTTGGCTTCAACACCCGGCTTAGAACCCGAAGAAGCGTTGTCTTACCGCTGCCATTCGCCCCCACCAGCGCTAAAAACTCACCTGAATTCACTTGAAGCGAAACATCATGCAGCACAGTGCGCTGCTGGTAACCGGCGGATATGTTTTCGGCAGTAAGTAAAGTGGACATAACTTAATCCAACTGAGAGGAAATCACGCCGTGTTCAAAGGCGCGGTACATGCGAGCATAAAGTCCGTCTTGTCTTAAAAGTTCATCATGTGTTCCGCTTTCGACCAAGCAGCCTTCTTTCATGACTAATATACGATCCGCCCGTTTGGCGGTGCTTAATCTATGGGCGATCATAATCGTTGTGCGATTGCTAATCGTATTCTCCAAAGCAAGTTGAACCGATCGCTCTGAAACAGCATCGAGCGAAGAAGTGGCTTCATCGAGCACTAAAATCGGAGGGTTCTTGAGCACGGCGCGGGCAATTGCAATCCGTTGAGCCTCGCCTCCACTTACCGCCGCACCACGCTCACCAAGCAAAGTCTCGTAGCCTAGTTCCTTCTCCATGATGAAGTCGTGAGAATAAGCAGCCTTTGACGCTGCTTCCACCTCCTCATCAGTCGCGCCCTCTTTGCCATAACGAATATTGTCGCGAATAGAGCGCGCAAACAGCATCGTCTGCTGAGGCACTACCCCAATCTGCTCGCGCAAGGACTTCTGCGTTACCTCGCGAATGTCATACCCACCCACAAGAATGCGCCCTTTAGATACATCATAAAAGCGCATCATCAAGTCCATCAATGTGCTCTTCCCCGCCCCGCTGAACCCTACCAACGCCACAACTTCATCAGGATTGATTGTGAAGGAGACATCCTGGACAGCTATATTGCCGTCAGGATAAACGAAAGATACATTTTCGAATACAACCTCGCCATTAACTCGCGGCATAACCTTAGCGTCCGGCGCATCAACAATATCCGGTTCAATATCAATCGCTTGAGC
It contains:
- a CDS encoding SUMF1/EgtB/PvdO family nonheme iron enzyme; the protein is MRTRLLGLAILLCMIAAYSGALAAKPKVPPLPKDFKYKGKMIYIPAGRFLMGNSNVGNDAGDRQSDELPQHWVTLSGYWIGKYEVTR
- a CDS encoding heme ABC transporter ATP-binding protein is translated as MSTLLTAENISAGYQQRTVLHDVSLQVNSGEFLALVGANGSGKTTLLRVLSRVLKPKIGSVALNGKDLYHLSAQEAARTISFAPQEEAPVFSFPVREVVMMGRMPHQKGWGEGRSDRQVVEWAMEQAGVTTLADQPITALSGGERQRVTLARALAQQGKLLLLDEPMAHLDIGHQAAILQRLYRMVRQEGLGVVSALHDLNLAAEYADKIALLSKGKLVAVGTPQEVLQPELLHKAYGTPVMVRINPFTGKPAVFTLPAAPAQVVDASAPTIHVICGGASGVALFPSLREKGYGVTVGVTNLLDTDEEAARALGFEQAVENPYSAIGESALEEARALIQAAEQVVLTDIPFGVGNIANLKLAKEACDIGKKVWVLGEENFTDRDFCMGDAAILWRALLDNGAQRFDTSAELLQALPALN